Below is a window of Streptomyces sp. NBC_00223 DNA.
CAGATCCTCGTCCGTGGCCCTCGCGGCGGCGAGTTGTGCGGCATAGGGCTCCAGCATGATCCGAACCTCGTACAACTGGTCGAAGGCGGGTTCGGTCAGTTCGAGGGCGAACCACAGGGGAGCCAGCAGCGTCGCGAGGTCCAGCGAAGCGACGAAGATTCCGGTCCCGTGACGTACGTCCAGGATGTTCATGGCCGCGAGTGCCTGGACCGCTTCGCGAACCGTCGGCCTGCTCAGTCCGAGCGCTTCGGCCAATTCACGCTCGGTGGGCAGCCGCTCACCGGCCTTCAATTGACCGTTGCGGATCAGGTCCTGAATTCCCGCAACAGCCTCCGCTGAAGCTCCCCGACGCGTGACGCGAGCAAACTTCGCAGCATTATTGTCCTTGGCGTCGTCGTGGCTTCGTGTCGCGGCCAATTCATCCGCTCCTTGTCTGCAATAATTAGCGAACGGGCATGGTGAGATGGTCTTTTGGTCGCGACAAGTCTACAGGAAGTCAAGGTCAGCACCCCTGTCGGCCTGTGCCACATGTTCCGCGAAAAGCCTGCGCCATCCTCGCTCTGGCAATGCGGGCGGTTGCCATTGCCGGCGACGTGCGGCCAGCTCCGCCGATTCCACCAAAAGGTCCAGTTTGCCGGTGAATGCGTTGAGTTCAATCATGTCCCCGTCCTTCACCAAAGCCAATGGTCCCCCCGCGGCCGCCTCGGGACTGACATGCAGAATCACCGTGCCGTAGCCCGTTCCGCTCATTCGGGCATCCGAAACGCGCACCATGTCCCGTACGCCCTGTTCCGCCAGGCGGCGCGGGATCGGTATGAGACCCGCTTCCGGCATACCGGCGGCGATCGGGCCCGCGTTCCGCATCACGAGGACGTGCTGCGGGGTGAGGGAGAGCGCCGGGTCGTCCAGGCGGCGTTCCAGATCTTCGGGGCCGTCGAACACGACCGCGGGACCGCGGTGCCGCAGGAGGCTCTCGGTGGCCGCCGACGCCTTGAGGATCGCGCCGTCGGGAGCGAGTGTCCCGGTCAGCACCGCGAGCCCGTTCGCCGGCTTGAGCGGATCGTCGAGGCTGCGGATGGTGCTCTGCCACCCCTGAGGTGCCCCGGTACGGGCGAGCAGGTCTCCGACGCTCTCTCCGCCGACCCCGACGGCCGACAGATCGAGGAGGGGTTCGAGCGCCTTCATCAGGACCGGGACCCCTCCGGCGCGGTCGAGATCCTCCAGATATCCCGCGCCGGCCGGCTTGCAGTCGACCAGGACCGGGGTGATCCGCGAGATCTCCGCGAAGTCGTCCAGGGACAGGGGTACGCCCGCGCGGCGCGCGATGGCCAGCAGATGGATGACGGCGTTCGTCGAGCCGCCGATCGCGCACAGGACGACCAGCGCGTTCCGGAACGCGCCGGCCGTCAGAACCGCGCTCGGTCGCACGGTGAGCCCCGCGGCCAGCCGCCCGGTGGCCGCCCCGTGGCGCAGGCGCGCGCCCGAGGGCGCCGGCATCGTCGCCCCGCCGGGGAGCATCATCCCCAGGGCCTCGACCACGCAGGCCATCGTGGAGGCGGTCCCCATGACCGAGCAGGTTCCCGCGGTCTGGCACAGCGAGTCCCGGACGTCGTTGATCTCTTCCTCGTCCAGAACACCGGCCCGGTGCTCGGTCCAGTAGCGGCGGCAGTCGGTACAGGCGCCCAGCCGCTTTCCGTGCCAGGAGCCGGTCAGCATCGGGCCCGCGACGGTGAAGAGAGCCGGTACGTCCGCCGAGACGGCCGCCATCATCTGGGCGGGGACGGTCTTGTCACAGCCCCCCACGAAGACGACGGCGTCCATAGGCTGGGCCTTGACCAGCTCTTCGGCCTCCATCGCCGCCAGGTTCCGGAACATCATCGAGGTGGGCGACAGGAAGATCTCGCCGAGGGAGGTGACCGGGAACGCCATGCCGAGTCCACCGGCGAGCTGAATTCCCCGGCGCACGGAGTCGACCAGTTCGGGCATCTGCCGATGGCAGGTGACATAGTCCGAAATGGTGTGGGCGATTCCGACGATCGGGCGTTCCCAGTCCTCGGCGTCGAATCCGGCCGAGGCGAGAAAAGCCTGGCGCAGATACCGGCTGAATCCGCGGTCGCCGTACGACGTCAGCCCGCGTCCGAATCCATGAGCTTCTTGGCCGGTCACGCCCGGTCCTCCTTCGTTCCCCGCTGAATCCATTTCTGCAGACTGATCGGTTCCGTGGTCGGTTCGTCCTTCAGGCGCAAGTAGTTGTCCGCCCAGGTACGGGAGACCTCGGCGACATAGAGGGCGCCCGACGAGTCGAAGGCGAGGCTGTGCGGGGCCATGAACTGGTCGCGGCCGTGTCCTGGAGTCCGCGCACCCATCGAGCCGACACGTTGTCCCGAGGGTGTCAGGATCCGGATTCGGCTGCCGAGGTCGGGCAGCCCATGATAGGCGGGCGCGGGGCCCAGCTCCGCCACGTACAGGAGCCCTGTCACCTCGGAGACGGTCACGGCGCACGGACGGAAAGCGTGCCACTGGTCCACGAAGACGCCGTCAAGGGTGAAGATCTGCAGCCGGAAGTTCTCGCGGTCGCAGACGACCAGATGCTCGTCGTCGATGAACGCGAGGGAGTGCGGCACGTAGAACTGCCCGGGATCGCCCCCCGGCTCGCCCCAGGAGAGAAGATGGTTCCCCTGGGCGTCGAACCTGTGGATACGGGAGTTTCCGTAGCCGTCCGATACGAAGAGATCTCCCGTCGTACGGTGGATCGCGATGTCCGTGGGGCTGTTGAACGGCGCTCCCGAATGCGGACCGGACGGCTTGCCACGGCTGCCCAGTTCCATGAGCAGTTCTCCGCCGGGAGAGCGCTTCTGAATGACGTGGCCGCCTTGGCTCTCGACCAGGAACACATTGTCATCCCGGTCGATCCGGATCGAGTGGGGCCGGGTGAACTCTCCGGCTCCCCAGGCGTCGAGAACCCGCCCACTCGGATCGAAGACGATCACGGGGACCGGTCCCCGGTTGAACACGAAGACCTGGTCGCGCGAGTTCACTGCCACGGCGGTGGCGTCGCCGGCGAACGAGGTCTCCGCGCCGATGAAGCCGTCCCAGTCCGGGGCAGGCTCGTACCCGAGGGTGGGTCCCGCCGCGTGGTCACTCATCGGACACCTGGGACGAGATCTCCGTCGGGGCCGTCGGGGCCGCCGCGCTCGGTACGGGCCGGGAACCGTCGATCCACACGCACTTCGTCCTGAGGTACTGGTCCAGGCCCTCGCTGCCGTTCTCGAGACCGAGTCCGCTCATCTTGTACCCGCCGAAGGGAACGGCCTTGTCGTAGTTCCCGTAGGTGTTCACCCAGACCATTCCGGACTCCAGCCGAGGCGCCAGCCAGTGCGCTTTGCGTACGTCGCTCGTCCAGACGCCGGAGGCGAGACCGTACTGCGTCGAGTTGGCGGCCGAGAGCACTTCGTCGATGTCGTCGAACGGCATGGCCGACAGGACCGGCCCGAAGATCTCCTCCTGGGCGATGGCCATCGAACTGCGCACTTCGCCGAACACCGTCGGCCGCATGTAGAACCCACCGGCGTAACCGTCGTCCGTCAGGTGCCTGCCACCGCTGAGCAGTCGCGCCCCGTCGGTCAGACCGCTCTCCACGTACTCCAGCACCTTCGTGAGCTGCTCCCCCGAGACCAGCGGCCCCAGGACGGTCGAGTCGTCCAGCGGATCGCCGACCGCGAGTTCGCGCCCGTAGTCGACAACGGCCTGGATGAACTCGTCGTAGACGGGGCGCTCGACGAACAGCCTGGTGCCGGCCGCGCAGAACTGGCCGGAGAGCAGATACGCGCCCATCGCCGCTCCCGGGACCGCCGCCGACAGGTCGGCGTCCGCGAAGACGATGTCCGGTGACTTTCCGCCGAGTTCAAGGGTCAGCCGTTTCATGTTCCCGGCGGACGCCCGGATGATCGCCTGCCCGGTCTTGACGGACCCGGTGAAGGAGATCTTGTCGACTCCCGGGTGATAGGCCAAGGCCGCCCCGGCATCACCGAAACCGGTCAGCACATTGACCACGCCGTCGGGGACGCCCGCCTCCAGGCACAGTTCCGCGAGTCTGACCGCGCTCAGCGGCGACTGTTCCGCGGGTTTGACGACAACCGTGCAGCCGGCCGCAAGCGCGGGCCCGATCTTTCCCACCATCGTGTTGACGGGATTGTTCCAGGGGATGATCGCTCCGACGACGCCGACCGGCTCCTTGAGCGTGTACGAGAACATGTCCCGCGAGACCGAGTTCTCGATGGTGGAACCACGGATGGTCCGTGCCGCGCTCGCGTAGGCCCGCAGGGCGTTCGCCGCGCCCGCCACTCCGGCCCGGGAGCGCGTGATGGGGATGCCGACGTCGAGGGTGTCGAGCAGCGCGAGCTCCTCGATGCTGTCCTCGACGGCCGACGCCAGTCGGAGCAGGACGTTCTGACGCTCCAGCGGGGACGCACCGCGCCAGGGCCCCTCGAAAGCCGACCGGGCGGCGGCCACCGCCGCGTCCACGTCCTCCTTGCCGGCCCGGGCGACCTGCCCCAGCTCGATTCCTGTCGCCGGGTTCACGGTGGGGAACGTCGCGCCGGACGCGGCTTGCAGGAAGCGCCCGCCGATCATCAATCCCTTCGGAAGGGTGTCCACAGGACTGTTCCTCTTTGCGGATATATCTTCCACAGCTTCATCTCTCTTGCTCGAAGGTGGCCGCGCCCTGAGCGACGCGCCGCGGCGAAGACCGGTTCGACAGTGCCCTGTTCAACAAGTGACCAGGCCACTGCGGGCGAGCGGATGGGTCACATCCGGACTGACGGGGCTACTCCGTGACACCGGCGACGAGGACGTACTTGTATTCGAGGTATTCGTCGATTCCGAGCGAACCGCCCTCCCTGCCGTAGCCGGACTCCTTCATTCCCCCGAAGGGAACGCTGGCGGCGCTGATGATTCCCGTGTTGGCCCCGACCACGCCGTAATCCAGCTGCTCCGCGACCCGCAGCAGCCGCGCGTAGTCGCGTGTGTGGAAGTAGGCGGACAGGCCGTACGTGGAGTCGTTGGCGAGCCGGACCGCTTCGGCTTCGGTGTCGAAGGCCGTGACACCGGCGACGGGGCCGAAGGTCTCCTCGACCGAGATCAGCATCTCGGGGGTGACGCCGTCGAGCACGGTCGGAGCGTAGAAGAATCCGTCCGCGAACTCGCCGTCGGTCAGGCGGGTGCCGCCCGTCACAATCCGCGCGCCCTTGTCCACGGCGTCCTGGACATGCGTATGGGCCTTCTCCACCGCGCGTGCGTCGATGAGGGGTCCGATGTCGGTGCCCGGGCGGCTTCCCGAGCCGACTTTCAAGGCGGCCGTACGCTCGGCCAGCATCTCGACGACCTGGCGGTACACCGGTCGCTGGACATAGACGCGGTTGGCGCAGACGCAGGTCTGGCCGGCGTTGCGGAACTTCGAGAGCATGATCCCCTCGACCGCCTGGTCCAGGTCCGCGTCGGCGAACACGAGGTAGGGGGCGTGTCCGCCGAGTTCGAGCGAGAGGCGCTTGACCTGGTCGGCGGATCTGCGGATCAGCTGTTTGCCCACAGTGGTCGACCCGGTGAAGGAGATCTTCCGCACCCGCGCGTCGGCGAACACGGTGTCGGCGAATTCCACGGCGTTCGCCGGAGTGACGAGATTGGCCACACCGGCGGGACAGCCGGCGTCGTTCACCGCCCCGAGGAGCAGCGCGGCCGTGAGGGGAGTCGCCTCCGCCGGTTTCACGATGCTCGTGCATCCCGCCGCCATCGCCGCGGCGAGCTTGCGTGCCGCGAGCGCCGCCGGGAAGTTCCACGGAGTGATCGCGGCCACCACTCCGACCGGCTGCCGCAGGACGAGTACCCGGTTCGAGGGATTCGTCGCCGGTACCACCTGGCCGTAGACGCGTTCGGCCTCGCCGGCGAACCAGTCGAAGAAGCTCGCCGCGTACTCCACCTCTCCGCGTGCCTCGGTCAGCGGCTTCCCCTGTTCCGCCGTCATCACCTCGGCGATGCCGTCCGCGCGGTCGCGGATGACGGTGGCGGACTGCCGCAGCACCCGCGCGCGCTCATGGGCGGTGGTGCTTCGCCAGGCCGGCAGGGCCGCCGCGGCGGCGTCGACCGCGCGCGCGACATCGTCCGCGCCGGCGTCCGCCGCGGAGCCCACCCGCCGGCCGGAGGCCGGGTCGAGCACGTCGAACCGTTTTCCGCCGGCTGCCTCGGCCCATACACCGTCGATCAGCAGCCCGGACTCGACCAATCCAGTCAAGGGTCCACCCTTTCAGTCAGCACGAGCCGGCGATCAGCTGTGGTAGGAGACGTCTTCGCGGGATCTGAGCGGGACCACGAAGGTCCCCTCCTCGCTCGGGGGCACGGGGAACGGTTCGAGGCCGGCGAGGTTCGCGCGGCTCCACTCCTGGACCGTCCGGCGTTCGACCACGCCCCACTGGCCGGCGCGACGCTCCCAACGGTCCACGTACCGCCCGCAGAACGCGTCCACGAACTCCCTGCCCTGGTCCTCGCGGCCGACGTACGTGACGAAGTAGGCCTCGGAGTGGGCGGTGTCGCCGTCCACGTCCACGAGGATGTTGGCGATCATGTGCATCGTGAAGGCCGTGTCGGCCTCGTTGGCCGGAACGAAGTGGTCGCAGAACTCCCAGGCGTTGCCGCCGAACGCCGTACCGTCCTCGTGGAAGATGCCGCGCATCAGCTCCACGTCACTGCGGTCGACTCCCCGGCAGTAGCGCATGAGGTGGTCGTGGATCTCCTGCTTGTCGAGGAGGGTTCGCACTTCGCGGGGAAGTTCGGTCATCTCGGATCATCCTTCCTGTGGTGACGGGTACGGGGGCTTCCGGCCGCTCTACCGACCGGTCTGCCGTGCCTTCTTCAGAGCGGCCGCGATGGCGTGCGCCTCGATGCCGAATTCGCGGAACAGGCCGGTGGCCACCGCTCTCATGCCGACGAAATGCAGCCGGGGGGCGCTGGGGTCGGTGTCGCCGCCGTAGACGACGGGATGGCCCTTCTTGGGGCCGATGACCCCCAGATGCCCGACGAGCGGCTCAAGCCCGGGGCGGTAGCCGACACACGAGATCACCGCGTCGGGAGTGAGCCGGCGCCCGTCGGCCAGCAGGACCTCCCGGCCGTCCATGCCCCGCGTCTCGGGAACCGGGATGACCCGGCCCTTCTTGACCATGGCGACGAGCCCGAGGTCGATGATCGGGATGACCTCGTCACGAGCCATCTGCGTGGCGATGCTGCGCGGCGCCGGCGGGAGGCCGTACGCCGACAGGTCGCCGATCGTGTGCCGCTGGATGAACGTCGAGAGCCAGTCACCGAACTTCGGCGGGACGCGCAGAGCCTCCATGACCACGCCCAGCACCGGCGGAGGGAGCGGCCGGTCCCGCGAGATGATGTTCGGAGGGGTCCGGTAGGAGAGCCAGACCTTGTCGGCCCCGCCCTCGGCCAGGTCGGTGGCGATCTCGCCCCCGGAGTTGCCCGGTCCGACCACCAGCACGTCCTTGTCGCGGTACGGCGCGGGGTTCCGGTAGTCGGCGGCGAGAACGAACTCGCCCTGGAAGCTGTCGCGGCCCGGCCAGTCCGGCTCGATCGGAATCCGGTTGTAGCCCGTCGCCACCACGACGGCCCAGGCGTGCACGGGGCCCTTCGACGTCTCCAGCTGCCACCCGCCCTCGGCGGGATCGATGCGCTGCACGTCGATTCCGGTCCGGAGGTCAAGACCGAAGTGCTCGACGTACTTCTCCAGGTGCCGCACCACACCGTTCCTGGAGACCCACTTGCCTTCGTCCTTGGGGAACGGCAGGTCCGGCAGATCGGAGAACCGCCGGATCGTGTGCAGATGCAGCCGGTCGTAATGGTTGCGCCACGAGGCTCCGGCCGCTTGCGCCCGCTCGAAGACCACCGGCCGCATTCCGGCCTTCTTGATCATCGCCGCGGCCGCCAGCCCGCCGGGGCCCGCACCGATGACGGCCACATCCACGTGATCGATCTTCTTTTCGCTGTCCATCAGTAGCACACCGCCCCGAAATGCTGGCTGTCCATGTATTCGCGGACCTTCCGTATGTGATCGCCCTCGACTTCGAAGACCTCCACGTAGTGGTTGTGGTACTGCCGGCCGAGCGCCGTCATCGTGCGGTAGTTGAATTCGGCCGCGACCGTCGGTCCGTCGCCGATGAACTGGGTGACGGTGAGGGTGCCGGGGTGGTCCGCGGAGAAGAGCTTTCCGGCCTCCGCGTGGAATCCGTGGACAACGGCCTCGCGGCCGGTGTGGGTACCCGCCAGCGGGGAGTTCCCCCACACGGTCCAGGTCACGTCCGGGGCGAACACCTCGCTCAGTGCCGTCGAGTCGCCCAGCGCCTCGAAGAACCTCATGACCAGATGCTGCGCATCCGTGGTCGGACTGATCTCTGTCTGGATTTCCATGTGTCTCCTCCTTGAAAGCCGTGGAAAGGCGGTCTCAAGAGTCTTGCTGCGCACCCGATTTCCGGGAGATCGACGAGTCGATGGCCACTGCCGCTATGAGCACCACGCCCTCGATGGTCCAGCGCATCTGCGTACTGGCGTTCAGGAGGTACAGCCCGTTGGAGATGCTGCCGATCACCAGCGACCCCAACAGCGCGGCCCATACGGTGCCCCGTCCGCCGAAGAGGCTGACGCCTCCGATGACCACGGCGGCGAGCGCCTCCAGAAGCAGGGTCAGATCGGAGTTGGAGGATGAGACGCCGAGTTGGCGCGAGGCGGCCATGATGCCGCCGACCGCCGCGAGGAACCCGCCTGTCGCGAAGACGATCGTCGTCACCAGCGGTACGGAGATGCCGGCCCGCCTGGCCCCCTCCGGATTGCCGCCGATCGCGTACACCTGACGGCCCAGAGGCGTCTGAGTGGTCACGTAGGCGATGAATCCCATGAGCGCCAGTACGATCGCGACCGGTGTGGGTACCCCTTGATAGGAATTGAAGACGAAGATCAAGGGGATCAGCGTGACGACCGCGAGGAGAGCGGTCGGAACGACCGTGCTGCGCAGCAGATTCGAGGGTATCTCCTCGCTTGTCCGACTCCGGTGCTGGGTGAGTCGCATTCCGCCGAAGACCACCAGGACGACCGCCAGCAGCACATAGCTCAGCCAGGCCGGTATGCAGGTGTTGGAGATTTTCTCCAAGGGAGTGTCGGCGAGCGGGATGACGGACGTCGCGGGCAGCAGCCACAGCAGGACGGCCATGAGGATGAACATGCCGCCGAGAGTGACCACGAAGGCGGGCGCCCTGAATATCGTGACGATCATCGCCTGAATGATCCCGACCGCGACGCCGGCCGCGAGCGCGATCGCGACCGCCACGACGACATTCATCCCGACTTCGACCGAAAGCTTTGCCGCTATCCCCCCGGCGACAGCGGACAGCGCCGCCAGGGAGAGGTCGATCTGGCGCACAAGGAGCAGACCGACGAGGGCGAGGGCGACCGTTGCGAGGACGGCGATCTGACTGGTGAGATTCGTCAGGTTCCTGCTGCTGAGGAAGAGTGAGTTCTGACTGTTGAAGAACAGTGCGATCACGATCAGGGAGATGATGATGGGCGCGGTGCGCCACGGGCCCATCAGAGCTGTCGTGAGCTTTCGCTTGGATTCCTGAAGCTTCATCGCCGCTCCCCGGCCGATATCGAACCGTTCTCCGTACCGGCACCCGTGATGGCCGAGACAAGAGAGTGCTCGGTCCATTCCGGTACAGGCTTGTCCGCCACTGTTTCTCCGAGTCGAAGGACTACGACGCGGTCGGCGACGCGCAACACGTCCCCGAGGTCGTGGGAGATGAGGACGACGCCGCGCCCCTGCTCCTTCAGCCGAATGATGAGGTCGAGCACTTCGCGCCTCTGGGTCACACCGAGCGCCGCGGTCGGCTCGTCGAGGATCACCACCTTGGGATCACCGAGGATGGCCCGGCAGACAGCAACGCATTGCCGCTGGCCACCCGACAGGTAACCCATCGGGACGTCGACCCGCTGGATTCTGATTCCCACCGACTCAAGGGCACGGGCGGTGAGGCGCTCCATCTTCGGGCGCCTGACCCGGAAGCCGCGCCACCAGGGCGCACGCGGCTCACGGCCGAGGAAGATGTTGTCGACCACGTCGAGGTTGTCGCAGAGCGCGAGGTCCTGGTAGACGGTCTGAATACCGAGTTGGGTGGCGTCGTTGGGACTCGTGATCGTCACCGGAGTTCCACCGAAGCGGATTTCCCCGCTGTCGGCCGTGACCGATCCTGACAGGATCTTGATGAGGGTCGACTTTCCTGCCCCGTTGTCGCCGGCGAGAGCTACCACCTCGCCGGCGTGGACGGAGAAGTTGGCGCGCTTCAGAGCGGTCACCGGGCCGTAGCTTTTCGCTATGTCACAGACTTCGAGCAGGCTCTTCGTCGTCATTGACGTTCCATTCACGATCGCTTCTTCTCTAGGGGTGTTCCGGGCCGGCGACTTCGGGTCGTCGCAGGCCCGGAACTGGGCCGGGCTGACGAGCGATTACGTGTGCGGAATCACGGCGTCTTGCAGAAGCTGGTCCCGGCGGCGATTCCCTTGCAGATCTCATCCTTGGTGAAGATCTTGTGGTCGACGATCTCCTGCTGGACGTTGTCCGCGGAGATGAGGTTCTCCTTGCCGAACACGGTCGGCACACCGCTCTTCACGAAGCCGTTGTCGAAGGTTCCGTTGATGACGCCGGCATCGGCCGCGTCCTTGTTCTGCAGGGCGGTCTGGAGGAGCTTCGCCACGGAGTCACCGAGTTGGGCGCTGTCAGGGTGGAAGGTGCCGACCTGATCACCCACGAGGACCCGCTGCACGGCGGTCAGTGATCCGTCGTGACCGCCGATCATCTTCACCTTGCCGTTGAGGCTCTGCGCCTTCAGCGCGGCCCAGATTCCGTCCGAGGTGCTGTCGTTCATGGCCAGCGTGACGTCGACCTTGTCCCCGGTCTTGGTGAGGCACTGCTCCATCGCCTTCTGCGCGACCGCCGGGTCCCATCCGGGTGTGTCGGCCTGGCAGACGATTTTGATCTTGCCCTCGGCGGTCAGCTTGTCCAGTGCCGGCTTGATGCCTTGGAGCCAGAGGTCGTAGACCTTGAACGTCGGGTCGCCGTAAATGGCCGCCACGCGCACCGGCGTATGGCCGACCGACTTCTCGAGATTGTCCGTGAGCCACTGGCCCCAGTACTTGCCGATGGTGGCGAAGTCGACCCACACATATGCGTAGACCGGCCCGCCGTTGGGGTCGTTGAGGTAGCCGATGGCCGGAATCTTGGCGGCGGAGAGCTTGACCAGCTCCGCTCCGGCCTGCGCCGGATTGGGCGGGCTGATGATCACCGCGGCTGCCTGCTGGGCGATTGCGGCCTCGACCTGGCTGAGTTGCTTGGACTGACTGTTGTCGGCGCTCTGAATGACGAACTTGACGCCCGGCAGAGTCTTCGCGACCGCTTCCTGCACGGCCGGCATGTAGTACGTCGGCCACGCGGGCGTGGTCGAGTTCGGTACCAGGAAGAAAACCGTGCCGGACGCCTTGCCGTCACTCTTCACCGGGTCGGACTTGGACGTGCTGCCCGTGCTGCTGCAAGCGCTCACGCCCGCAGCCAGCCCGGCCAACATGGCTATCGCTATACGCCTTCCCAACCGCTGCCCACAGCCGGCAATGCTGACCATGTGTGCTCTCCTCAGCTCTTCAGGCACCCTGGGGACGGGGCGAGATGGCCGAAAGCTATCCCTCCCCCGCGGAGTTATCAAGTGACCTGACCACTTTGTTTTGACGCGCTCTTGACCTGCCTCTGCGCGCCGGAGGCTTCAGCGCGGTTGCGTTATGACCTATTTGCACGAGATTGTCCGACCGGACAAGAAGAGGGGCCGGTCCGGATGCGGGTTCGGGCGCGAACAGGGGCCTTCAGGGCCACGGCGTTTTCGCGCCATGCGATCCACGTGGAAGATCAGGTCCGCCGCGGAGTGGCCGGCCCTCGTGGCTACTCTCGGTGACGACGCCCCTCGCGGCGGAAGGCCGTACGGGGAGGCGGCCTCCCGGTGCTTCGGTGGCCGGGAATGTTCTTGTCCTGCCTCCCCGCGCGGTGGCGGCTGGGATACTGAAG
It encodes the following:
- a CDS encoding FadR/GntR family transcriptional regulator, which encodes MAATRSHDDAKDNNAAKFARVTRRGASAEAVAGIQDLIRNGQLKAGERLPTERELAEALGLSRPTVREAVQALAAMNILDVRHGTGIFVASLDLATLLAPLWFALELTEPAFDQLYEVRIMLEPYAAQLAAARATDEDLARIQEALQPLCETGLDRESRLSADVTLHRSIIEASHNDLLIGVIASLTVLARKSRELTVELPGREARAVDEHRALVDAIVRKDPEAARQAMQHHLGDVYRGSQEHRDELFSSGD
- a CDS encoding dihydroxy-acid dehydratase; the encoded protein is MTGQEAHGFGRGLTSYGDRGFSRYLRQAFLASAGFDAEDWERPIVGIAHTISDYVTCHRQMPELVDSVRRGIQLAGGLGMAFPVTSLGEIFLSPTSMMFRNLAAMEAEELVKAQPMDAVVFVGGCDKTVPAQMMAAVSADVPALFTVAGPMLTGSWHGKRLGACTDCRRYWTEHRAGVLDEEEINDVRDSLCQTAGTCSVMGTASTMACVVEALGMMLPGGATMPAPSGARLRHGAATGRLAAGLTVRPSAVLTAGAFRNALVVLCAIGGSTNAVIHLLAIARRAGVPLSLDDFAEISRITPVLVDCKPAGAGYLEDLDRAGGVPVLMKALEPLLDLSAVGVGGESVGDLLARTGAPQGWQSTIRSLDDPLKPANGLAVLTGTLAPDGAILKASAATESLLRHRGPAVVFDGPEDLERRLDDPALSLTPQHVLVMRNAGPIAAGMPEAGLIPIPRRLAEQGVRDMVRVSDARMSGTGYGTVILHVSPEAAAGGPLALVKDGDMIELNAFTGKLDLLVESAELAARRRQWQPPALPERGWRRLFAEHVAQADRGADLDFL
- a CDS encoding peptidyl-alpha-hydroxyglycine alpha-amidating lyase family protein — encoded protein: MSDHAAGPTLGYEPAPDWDGFIGAETSFAGDATAVAVNSRDQVFVFNRGPVPVIVFDPSGRVLDAWGAGEFTRPHSIRIDRDDNVFLVESQGGHVIQKRSPGGELLMELGSRGKPSGPHSGAPFNSPTDIAIHRTTGDLFVSDGYGNSRIHRFDAQGNHLLSWGEPGGDPGQFYVPHSLAFIDDEHLVVCDRENFRLQIFTLDGVFVDQWHAFRPCAVTVSEVTGLLYVAELGPAPAYHGLPDLGSRIRILTPSGQRVGSMGARTPGHGRDQFMAPHSLAFDSSGALYVAEVSRTWADNYLRLKDEPTTEPISLQKWIQRGTKEDRA
- a CDS encoding nuclear transport factor 2 family protein: MEIQTEISPTTDAQHLVMRFFEALGDSTALSEVFAPDVTWTVWGNSPLAGTHTGREAVVHGFHAEAGKLFSADHPGTLTVTQFIGDGPTVAAEFNYRTMTALGRQYHNHYVEVFEVEGDHIRKVREYMDSQHFGAVCY
- a CDS encoding nuclear transport factor 2 family protein — its product is MTELPREVRTLLDKQEIHDHLMRYCRGVDRSDVELMRGIFHEDGTAFGGNAWEFCDHFVPANEADTAFTMHMIANILVDVDGDTAHSEAYFVTYVGREDQGREFVDAFCGRYVDRWERRAGQWGVVERRTVQEWSRANLAGLEPFPVPPSEEGTFVVPLRSREDVSYHS
- a CDS encoding aldehyde dehydrogenase family protein; its protein translation is MDTLPKGLMIGGRFLQAASGATFPTVNPATGIELGQVARAGKEDVDAAVAAARSAFEGPWRGASPLERQNVLLRLASAVEDSIEELALLDTLDVGIPITRSRAGVAGAANALRAYASAARTIRGSTIENSVSRDMFSYTLKEPVGVVGAIIPWNNPVNTMVGKIGPALAAGCTVVVKPAEQSPLSAVRLAELCLEAGVPDGVVNVLTGFGDAGAALAYHPGVDKISFTGSVKTGQAIIRASAGNMKRLTLELGGKSPDIVFADADLSAAVPGAAMGAYLLSGQFCAAGTRLFVERPVYDEFIQAVVDYGRELAVGDPLDDSTVLGPLVSGEQLTKVLEYVESGLTDGARLLSGGRHLTDDGYAGGFYMRPTVFGEVRSSMAIAQEEIFGPVLSAMPFDDIDEVLSAANSTQYGLASGVWTSDVRKAHWLAPRLESGMVWVNTYGNYDKAVPFGGYKMSGLGLENGSEGLDQYLRTKCVWIDGSRPVPSAAAPTAPTEISSQVSDE
- a CDS encoding NAD-dependent succinate-semialdehyde dehydrogenase, with amino-acid sequence MTGLVESGLLIDGVWAEAAGGKRFDVLDPASGRRVGSAADAGADDVARAVDAAAAALPAWRSTTAHERARVLRQSATVIRDRADGIAEVMTAEQGKPLTEARGEVEYAASFFDWFAGEAERVYGQVVPATNPSNRVLVLRQPVGVVAAITPWNFPAALAARKLAAAMAAGCTSIVKPAEATPLTAALLLGAVNDAGCPAGVANLVTPANAVEFADTVFADARVRKISFTGSTTVGKQLIRRSADQVKRLSLELGGHAPYLVFADADLDQAVEGIMLSKFRNAGQTCVCANRVYVQRPVYRQVVEMLAERTAALKVGSGSRPGTDIGPLIDARAVEKAHTHVQDAVDKGARIVTGGTRLTDGEFADGFFYAPTVLDGVTPEMLISVEETFGPVAGVTAFDTEAEAVRLANDSTYGLSAYFHTRDYARLLRVAEQLDYGVVGANTGIISAASVPFGGMKESGYGREGGSLGIDEYLEYKYVLVAGVTE
- a CDS encoding flavin-containing monooxygenase: MDSEKKIDHVDVAVIGAGPGGLAAAAMIKKAGMRPVVFERAQAAGASWRNHYDRLHLHTIRRFSDLPDLPFPKDEGKWVSRNGVVRHLEKYVEHFGLDLRTGIDVQRIDPAEGGWQLETSKGPVHAWAVVVATGYNRIPIEPDWPGRDSFQGEFVLAADYRNPAPYRDKDVLVVGPGNSGGEIATDLAEGGADKVWLSYRTPPNIISRDRPLPPPVLGVVMEALRVPPKFGDWLSTFIQRHTIGDLSAYGLPPAPRSIATQMARDEVIPIIDLGLVAMVKKGRVIPVPETRGMDGREVLLADGRRLTPDAVISCVGYRPGLEPLVGHLGVIGPKKGHPVVYGGDTDPSAPRLHFVGMRAVATGLFREFGIEAHAIAAALKKARQTGR
- a CDS encoding sugar ABC transporter permease; amino-acid sequence: MKLQESKRKLTTALMGPWRTAPIIISLIVIALFFNSQNSLFLSSRNLTNLTSQIAVLATVALALVGLLLVRQIDLSLAALSAVAGGIAAKLSVEVGMNVVVAVAIALAAGVAVGIIQAMIVTIFRAPAFVVTLGGMFILMAVLLWLLPATSVIPLADTPLEKISNTCIPAWLSYVLLAVVLVVFGGMRLTQHRSRTSEEIPSNLLRSTVVPTALLAVVTLIPLIFVFNSYQGVPTPVAIVLALMGFIAYVTTQTPLGRQVYAIGGNPEGARRAGISVPLVTTIVFATGGFLAAVGGIMAASRQLGVSSSNSDLTLLLEALAAVVIGGVSLFGGRGTVWAALLGSLVIGSISNGLYLLNASTQMRWTIEGVVLIAAVAIDSSISRKSGAQQDS